The following proteins are encoded in a genomic region of Alistipes shahii WAL 8301:
- a CDS encoding FKBP-type peptidyl-prolyl cis-trans isomerase N-terminal domain-containing protein: protein MKKIFFAAALAGAAMLASCGGNKSGVQLGSLSEFDSLSYSLGANIGYGMSYEMKDIPFDFKAVDKGVREGALGKATQEHDKSLDMLREYFMTKRGERAQAVAQKRAEADSVRLAGGDTTKVEYPAADPDMFESEEERTEISYAFGNDIGYNIAQSGMPIQLVWIGEAMQNVRDNNAKMTEDEVNQYLQYYFMVKRPAENAEASKAWLEKTEKKSGVKKTESGLLYKVTDAGDASVMPKDPRDVVKVHYTGRTREGKVFDTSKFANRSKEQQEMIKKQRPDDFDKDEPVEFPLNRVIPGWTEGLQLVGKGGKITLWIPADLAYGARGAGRDIGPNEALEFEVELIDVTPYVEPAPADSTATAEKPEAAPAK from the coding sequence ATGAAAAAAATCTTTTTTGCTGCGGCGCTCGCGGGTGCCGCAATGCTCGCCTCCTGCGGAGGAAACAAGAGCGGGGTACAGCTGGGCAGTCTGTCCGAGTTCGACTCTCTGTCGTATTCGCTCGGAGCCAACATCGGTTATGGCATGAGCTACGAAATGAAGGATATTCCGTTCGATTTCAAGGCTGTGGACAAGGGCGTCCGGGAAGGCGCTCTGGGCAAGGCCACCCAGGAGCACGACAAGTCGCTCGATATGCTGCGCGAATATTTTATGACCAAGCGCGGCGAGCGTGCGCAGGCCGTGGCGCAGAAGCGCGCCGAGGCGGACAGCGTGCGCCTGGCCGGCGGCGACACGACCAAGGTGGAGTATCCCGCGGCCGATCCCGACATGTTCGAGAGCGAGGAGGAGCGTACCGAGATCTCCTATGCCTTCGGTAACGACATCGGTTACAACATCGCACAGAGCGGCATGCCCATTCAGCTGGTCTGGATCGGCGAGGCCATGCAGAACGTGCGCGACAACAACGCCAAGATGACCGAGGACGAGGTGAACCAGTACTTGCAGTACTACTTCATGGTGAAGCGTCCGGCCGAGAACGCCGAGGCTTCGAAGGCGTGGCTGGAGAAGACGGAGAAGAAGTCGGGCGTGAAGAAGACCGAGTCGGGCCTGCTCTATAAGGTTACCGACGCCGGCGACGCATCGGTGATGCCCAAGGACCCGCGCGACGTGGTGAAGGTGCACTATACGGGCCGTACCCGCGAAGGCAAGGTGTTCGACACCTCGAAGTTCGCCAACCGTTCGAAGGAGCAGCAGGAGATGATCAAGAAGCAGCGTCCCGATGATTTCGACAAGGACGAACCCGTCGAGTTCCCGCTCAACCGTGTGATTCCCGGATGGACGGAAGGGTTGCAGCTGGTGGGCAAGGGCGGCAAGATCACGCTCTGGATTCCCGCCGACCTGGCTTACGGTGCGCGCGGCGCAGGCCGTGACATCGGTCCCAACGAGGCTCTGGAGTTCGAGGTCGAGCTGATCGACGTCACTCCCTACGTGGAGCCTGCTCCGGCCGATTCGACCGCAACGGCCGAGAAGCCCGAGGCTGCTCCCGCAAAATAG
- a CDS encoding endonuclease/exonuclease/phosphatase family protein: MKKLLLFVALLGLALPLRAQDDKALAAAAAKADLKLMSFNIRYYKPGADGDNGWVARRAACLEMIRAESPDVIGFQEPHRPQIDYLKVNLPEYAEVDMGRDAATDIEKKPDGGEHLMIMYRRSKYILLDSGFFWISPTPECPSRGWDAMCRRVTVWVQLKDRKTGKEFFYFDTHFDHIGKQARAESARMMVARMKRIAGEKAAVFLSGDLNTTYDNALLDPLKAWMQSARHAAPVTDELPTFNDFGKRSLWIDFIFARNARALAYRTLVDSGRYGVPFLSDHNPVYALYKL, encoded by the coding sequence ATGAAAAAACTACTGCTTTTTGTTGCGCTTCTCGGCCTCGCGCTGCCCCTGCGGGCGCAGGACGACAAGGCGCTGGCCGCCGCCGCTGCGAAGGCCGACCTGAAACTGATGTCGTTCAACATCCGCTATTACAAGCCCGGCGCCGACGGCGACAACGGCTGGGTTGCGCGGCGCGCCGCCTGTCTGGAGATGATCCGTGCGGAATCGCCCGACGTCATCGGCTTCCAGGAGCCGCACCGGCCGCAGATCGACTATCTGAAGGTGAACCTCCCCGAATACGCCGAGGTCGACATGGGGCGCGACGCCGCGACCGACATCGAGAAGAAACCCGACGGCGGCGAGCATCTGATGATCATGTACCGCCGTTCGAAATACATCCTGCTCGACAGCGGGTTTTTCTGGATCAGCCCCACGCCCGAATGCCCTTCGCGGGGCTGGGACGCCATGTGCCGCCGCGTCACGGTGTGGGTGCAGCTCAAGGACCGGAAAACCGGAAAGGAGTTCTTCTATTTCGACACCCATTTCGATCATATCGGCAAGCAGGCCCGCGCCGAATCGGCCCGGATGATGGTCGCCCGGATGAAGCGGATCGCCGGTGAGAAGGCCGCCGTCTTTCTCTCGGGAGACCTGAATACGACCTACGACAACGCCCTGCTCGACCCGCTGAAGGCGTGGATGCAGTCGGCGCGCCATGCGGCCCCGGTGACCGACGAACTGCCGACGTTCAACGACTTCGGCAAGCGTTCGCTGTGGATCGACTTCATTTTCGCCCGCAACGCCCGTGCGCTGGCCTACCGGACCCTTGTCGATTCCGGGCGTTACGGCGTTCCGTTCCTCTCGGACCACAATCCCGTTTACGCGCTCTACAAACTCTGA
- the nhaA gene encoding Na+/H+ antiporter NhaA translates to MRLFSMYRWVRQRHMMGLRGRNFLEAPWAGGVVLLVCVIAAMLLANLPATKLYYHHLLETDLSLMVHSPDGVIDWIFPRGMTVEKFINDGLMVIFFFAVGLEIKREIVCGQLSSARRAILPVLAAAGGMLVPAIFFTAFNHGTMAANGWGIPTATDIAFAIGILSMLGNRVPVSLKIFLTALAVADDLGAILVIALFYGGKVQITCLLVALVIMLGVYFMKQMGEKRMFSYLVPAFVVWGLFYYSGVHSTISGVAMALLIPMEPRYSKEYFAHKMRWLNALMLRAASHEDFPNEEQRFYLRRMHDLSSNSVGMSYRLEHGLAPYVTFLIMPVFALANAGVEITSLEYLNIFHYSPEIGSIGMGVFFGLVLGKPLGIFLASWGAVRTGLAELPEGATWRMLLAVACLGGIGFTMSLFVDSLAFTDPDLVDRGKIAILMGSLAAAVVGCLLILIFSGKNRRTRQGGR, encoded by the coding sequence ATGCGACTTTTTTCGATGTACCGCTGGGTTCGCCAGCGACACATGATGGGGCTTCGGGGCCGCAACTTCCTGGAAGCGCCCTGGGCCGGAGGCGTGGTGCTGCTGGTGTGCGTGATCGCCGCCATGCTGCTGGCCAATCTCCCCGCGACCAAACTCTATTACCACCACCTGCTGGAGACCGACCTCTCGCTGATGGTCCATTCCCCGGACGGTGTGATCGACTGGATCTTCCCGCGGGGCATGACCGTCGAGAAGTTCATCAACGACGGGCTGATGGTGATTTTCTTCTTTGCCGTGGGGCTTGAGATCAAGCGCGAGATCGTCTGCGGGCAGCTTTCGTCCGCGCGCCGGGCCATCCTTCCGGTGCTGGCCGCTGCGGGCGGCATGCTGGTCCCGGCGATTTTCTTCACGGCGTTCAACCACGGCACGATGGCCGCAAACGGCTGGGGAATCCCCACCGCCACGGACATCGCCTTCGCCATAGGCATCCTCTCGATGCTGGGCAACCGCGTCCCCGTGTCGCTCAAAATCTTCCTCACGGCGCTGGCCGTCGCCGACGACCTGGGGGCCATTCTGGTCATCGCGCTTTTCTATGGCGGCAAGGTGCAGATCACCTGCCTGCTGGTGGCGCTGGTCATCATGCTGGGGGTCTACTTTATGAAGCAGATGGGCGAGAAGCGCATGTTCTCCTATCTGGTCCCGGCCTTCGTGGTCTGGGGGCTGTTCTATTACTCGGGCGTCCACTCGACCATCTCGGGCGTGGCGATGGCGCTGCTGATCCCGATGGAGCCGCGTTACAGCAAGGAGTATTTCGCCCATAAGATGCGATGGCTCAATGCGCTGATGCTCCGCGCCGCCTCGCACGAGGACTTCCCCAACGAGGAGCAGCGGTTCTACCTGCGGCGCATGCACGACCTGTCGTCCAACTCGGTGGGCATGAGCTACCGTCTGGAGCACGGACTGGCGCCCTACGTCACGTTCCTGATCATGCCGGTCTTCGCGCTGGCCAACGCCGGCGTCGAGATTACGTCGCTCGAATACCTCAATATTTTCCACTATTCGCCCGAAATCGGATCAATCGGCATGGGCGTCTTCTTCGGTCTTGTCCTCGGCAAGCCGCTGGGCATCTTCCTTGCCAGCTGGGGAGCCGTGAGGACGGGTCTTGCGGAGCTGCCCGAGGGGGCGACGTGGCGCATGCTGCTGGCCGTGGCCTGTCTGGGCGGTATCGGGTTCACGATGTCGCTGTTCGTCGATTCGCTGGCCTTCACCGACCCCGATCTGGTCGACCGCGGCAAGATCGCGATCCTGATGGGTTCGCTGGCCGCCGCCGTCGTGGGGTGCCTGCTGATCTTGATCTTTTCGGGGAAAAACCGCCGGACCCGGCAGGGCGGGCGGTAG
- a CDS encoding 4-phosphoerythronate dehydrogenase has translation MKIIADSAIPFLRGVLEPFAEVEYLPGTAISAADVRNADALVIRTRTRCDEKLLADSRVKLIATATIGFDHIDTAWCAAHGIEVTTAAGCNARGVLQWVGAALVHLSRTQGWQPAERTLGIVGVGHVGSLVKAYAEGWGFRVVCCDPPREERERCGFRTLEEVAREADILTFHTPLDASTRHMADSRLFGLMKPGAILINSSRGEVVDGEALLRSGLGWALDVWEHEPHLDPALLENALLATPHIAGYSEQGKANATAMSVASLARRFGLPLEGWYPPQAAPARRRPISWQELCRTIGGAYDIASESRSLKERPGDFESMRDHYAYRREYF, from the coding sequence ATGAAAATCATTGCCGACAGCGCCATTCCCTTTCTGCGGGGCGTTCTGGAGCCGTTCGCCGAGGTGGAATACCTCCCCGGAACGGCGATTTCGGCCGCCGACGTCCGCAACGCCGACGCGCTGGTGATCCGCACCCGCACGCGGTGCGACGAAAAACTACTGGCGGATTCGCGCGTAAAGCTGATCGCCACGGCGACCATCGGCTTCGACCACATCGACACGGCGTGGTGCGCGGCGCACGGCATCGAAGTCACGACGGCCGCGGGCTGCAACGCCCGGGGCGTACTGCAATGGGTCGGCGCGGCGCTCGTCCACCTCTCCCGCACGCAGGGCTGGCAGCCCGCCGAGCGCACGCTGGGAATCGTGGGCGTGGGACACGTCGGATCGCTCGTGAAAGCGTATGCCGAAGGGTGGGGATTCCGCGTCGTCTGCTGCGACCCGCCGCGCGAGGAGCGCGAGCGGTGCGGATTCCGGACGCTGGAGGAGGTGGCCCGCGAGGCCGACATCCTCACCTTCCACACGCCGCTCGACGCTTCGACGCGCCACATGGCCGACAGCCGGCTGTTCGGCCTGATGAAACCCGGCGCCATCCTCATAAACTCCTCGCGCGGGGAGGTGGTCGACGGCGAGGCCCTGCTCCGGAGCGGTCTCGGCTGGGCGCTCGACGTCTGGGAGCACGAACCGCACCTCGATCCGGCGCTGCTGGAAAACGCGCTGCTCGCCACACCCCACATCGCGGGCTACTCCGAGCAGGGCAAGGCCAACGCCACGGCAATGTCCGTCGCCTCGCTGGCCCGCCGTTTCGGCCTGCCGCTCGAAGGGTGGTATCCGCCACAGGCCGCCCCGGCGCGCCGGCGGCCGATCTCCTGGCAGGAACTTTGCCGGACCATCGGCGGGGCGTACGACATCGCGTCCGAAAGCCGCAGCCTCAAGGAGCGGCCCGGGGATTTCGAATCCATGCGCGACCACTACGCCTACCGCCGCGAATATTTTTAG
- a CDS encoding FKBP-type peptidyl-prolyl cis-trans isomerase N-terminal domain-containing protein, whose translation MKKTFPILPALVLLAGACSKNSGGGGVKFRNDTDSVAYVIGMNVGANLLKMDSTINVNAVCEGIRDMFRGNPRLSAADAETFYLSYVNYALPEKARAYEEQFLLDIAKSNRSYARTSSGVTYTVTDVGDQNQVPTSERDSVALRWVIRTAAGDEIASSYERGDTVRSLVRNLRRGVQESVKLIGKGGKINAWMPSSAAYGAEGDKELGVAPNATLYFEIELVDLDKYTTRSRRR comes from the coding sequence ATGAAAAAGACCTTCCCGATCCTCCCGGCCCTCGTGCTGCTGGCCGGAGCCTGCTCGAAAAATTCGGGCGGAGGCGGCGTGAAATTCCGGAACGATACCGATTCGGTGGCCTACGTTATCGGCATGAACGTGGGCGCGAACCTGCTGAAAATGGATTCGACGATCAATGTGAACGCCGTTTGCGAAGGCATCCGCGACATGTTCCGCGGCAATCCCAGACTCTCGGCGGCCGATGCCGAGACGTTCTATCTGAGCTACGTGAACTACGCCCTTCCCGAGAAGGCGCGCGCCTATGAGGAGCAGTTCCTCCTCGACATCGCCAAGTCGAACCGCTCCTATGCCCGCACGTCGTCGGGCGTGACCTACACCGTTACGGACGTCGGGGATCAGAATCAGGTTCCCACTTCCGAGCGCGACAGCGTGGCCCTGCGGTGGGTGATCCGCACGGCGGCGGGCGACGAGATCGCCTCCTCCTACGAGCGGGGCGATACGGTGCGTTCGCTGGTCCGCAACCTGCGGCGCGGGGTGCAGGAGAGCGTGAAGCTCATCGGCAAGGGCGGCAAGATCAACGCCTGGATGCCTTCGTCGGCAGCCTACGGCGCCGAGGGCGACAAGGAACTGGGCGTGGCTCCCAATGCGACGCTCTATTTCGAGATCGAACTCGTCGACCTCGACAAGTATACGACCCGGTCGCGGCGGCGTTGA
- a CDS encoding SGNH/GDSL hydrolase family protein, with protein MKNLSLVFRSLALPVLLLTLNAAGAQEKQPLRYVDAATLTVIGKSMPTPKLFQRVDTARYELWQPVKNYSAFSTGLAVVFRTDSRTIRARWKTGGYGLGHNMTAIARKGLDLYIERDGQWAYAGFGWPKGDNHDSALVEYMDEGEKTCLVYLPLWDEVLSLELGIDGDSRIEAVPNPFRHRIVVLGSSITHGASAGRPGMTWTARLARRMGLDFLNLGYSGQCKLQPEFARMLAEMDADAFVFDAFSNPSAGEIEERLDAFVATVRKAHPSTPLIFIQTEVRETVNFNLRARKFESDKRAAAEAGVRRLMKDDRNIYFIDSRGMIGTDHLGTVDGSHPSDQGFMYMTRHLEPQLRKIFRKYGIR; from the coding sequence ATGAAGAACCTTTCCCTCGTTTTCCGCAGCCTCGCGTTGCCCGTGCTGCTGCTGACGCTGAACGCCGCCGGTGCGCAGGAGAAGCAACCGCTCCGTTACGTCGATGCCGCGACGCTGACCGTCATCGGCAAGAGCATGCCCACACCCAAACTGTTCCAGCGGGTCGACACCGCCCGTTACGAACTCTGGCAGCCCGTGAAGAACTACTCGGCCTTCTCCACCGGACTGGCCGTCGTTTTCCGCACCGACAGCCGGACGATCCGCGCCCGGTGGAAAACCGGCGGATACGGATTGGGCCACAACATGACCGCCATCGCCCGCAAGGGTCTCGATCTCTACATCGAGCGCGACGGGCAGTGGGCCTACGCCGGTTTCGGCTGGCCCAAGGGCGACAACCACGACAGCGCGCTGGTCGAGTATATGGACGAGGGCGAAAAGACCTGTCTGGTCTACCTGCCCCTGTGGGACGAGGTGCTTTCGCTGGAACTGGGCATCGACGGCGACAGCCGCATCGAGGCCGTTCCGAACCCCTTCCGCCACCGGATCGTGGTGCTCGGGTCGAGCATCACCCACGGCGCTTCGGCCGGGCGTCCCGGCATGACCTGGACGGCGCGGCTGGCCCGCCGGATGGGACTCGATTTCCTGAATCTCGGTTACAGCGGGCAATGCAAGCTGCAACCCGAATTCGCGCGGATGCTGGCCGAGATGGATGCCGACGCCTTTGTTTTCGACGCCTTCTCCAACCCGAGCGCCGGGGAGATCGAGGAGCGGCTCGACGCCTTCGTGGCGACCGTCCGCAAGGCGCATCCCTCGACGCCGCTGATCTTCATTCAGACCGAGGTCCGCGAGACCGTGAATTTCAACCTCCGGGCGCGGAAATTCGAATCCGACAAGCGCGCCGCCGCCGAAGCGGGCGTCCGGCGGCTGATGAAGGACGACCGGAACATCTACTTCATCGACTCCCGGGGGATGATCGGCACGGACCACCTCGGGACGGTCGACGGTTCGCACCCCTCCGACCAGGGTTTCATGTACATGACCCGCCATCTCGAACCGCAGCTGCGCAAGATTTTCCGGAAATACGGAATCCGCTGA
- a CDS encoding competence/damage-inducible protein A — protein sequence MKATIITIGDEILIGQIVDTNSVSIAKHLNAAGIVVREKISIGDDRTQIIETAERALAGSEVTVITGGLGPTKDDITKKTLAEMFRSDMRYDERVAGHVEKMLAERGIEFNELNRSQAMVPACCTVLFNAHGTAPGMWFERDGHVVVSLPGVPFEMEHLMEDEVMPRLKTRFALRQIVHRTMITAGLPESMLAKRIEAWENALPPYLKLAYLPNPGAVRLRLSAYEVEGESVAREIENRFEALRRIIPHNIIGFETATMQEVVHKILTERSLTLATAESCTGGSIAARFTAMPGASAYFLCGVVSYSNESKAELLGVDPADIARYGAVSEQVARQMAEGVRRTAGADYGMATTGIAGPSGGSAEKPVGTVWIAVATPRETVAILKQCGTDRGQIIDRASAFAIGLLRDCLNGN from the coding sequence ATGAAGGCAACCATCATCACCATCGGCGACGAAATACTCATCGGGCAGATCGTCGACACCAATTCGGTCTCCATCGCCAAACACCTCAATGCGGCGGGCATCGTGGTCCGCGAGAAAATCTCGATCGGCGACGACCGCACGCAAATCATCGAAACCGCGGAGCGCGCCCTCGCCGGCTCGGAGGTGACCGTCATCACCGGAGGACTCGGCCCCACGAAGGACGACATCACCAAAAAGACCCTCGCGGAGATGTTCCGCAGCGACATGCGCTACGACGAACGGGTGGCCGGGCACGTTGAGAAAATGCTCGCCGAACGCGGCATCGAGTTCAACGAACTCAACCGTTCGCAGGCGATGGTCCCCGCGTGCTGCACGGTGCTGTTCAACGCCCACGGCACGGCCCCGGGCATGTGGTTCGAGCGCGACGGGCACGTCGTCGTCTCGCTGCCGGGCGTGCCGTTCGAGATGGAGCACCTGATGGAGGACGAGGTGATGCCCCGCCTGAAGACCCGCTTCGCGCTGCGGCAGATCGTCCACCGCACGATGATCACCGCCGGACTGCCCGAGTCGATGCTCGCCAAGCGCATCGAAGCGTGGGAAAACGCCCTGCCCCCGTACCTGAAACTGGCCTACCTGCCCAATCCGGGCGCGGTGCGCCTGCGCCTGTCGGCCTACGAGGTGGAGGGCGAAAGCGTCGCCCGCGAAATCGAGAACCGGTTCGAGGCCCTGCGCAGGATCATCCCCCACAACATCATCGGATTCGAAACCGCCACCATGCAGGAGGTGGTGCACAAAATACTCACCGAACGCTCCCTGACGCTCGCCACAGCCGAAAGCTGCACGGGCGGCTCGATCGCCGCGCGCTTCACGGCCATGCCCGGCGCTTCGGCCTATTTCCTCTGCGGCGTGGTGTCGTACAGCAACGAATCAAAAGCCGAACTGCTGGGCGTCGACCCCGCGGACATCGCCCGCTACGGCGCCGTGAGCGAACAGGTGGCCCGCCAGATGGCCGAGGGCGTCCGCCGCACGGCAGGCGCCGACTACGGCATGGCCACCACCGGAATCGCAGGACCTTCGGGCGGCTCGGCGGAAAAGCCCGTCGGCACGGTGTGGATCGCCGTGGCGACACCCCGGGAGACGGTCGCAATCCTCAAACAGTGCGGAACCGACCGGGGACAGATCATCGACCGCGCCAGCGCCTTCGCCATCGGCCTGCTGCGCGACTGCCTGAACGGAAATTAA
- a CDS encoding agmatinase family protein, which produces MEQKNFDPDGVGVDNGTYFGLPFAPETAELVLISAPWDVTVSYGAGAAYAPDAIIEASTQLDFHDPLAPGVWRRGIATADVDYSLLESSQRLRADAARVIDHLEGGGCLEDDYVVRKVRRVNEGCMSMNANVGAQASRWLDAGKTVGLVGGDHSTPYGLIRALGARHAAFGILHVDAHCDLRDAYEGFEFSHASIMFNVLRDVPQVTKIAQVAVRDFSESEAALAASSGRIATFDDLSLAAALFRGETWDAQCRRIVDALPQEVYVSFDIDALTFENCPHTGTPVSGGLTFNQAVWLLDTLTRSGRRIIGFDVVEVCPAPDERIDAITGARMLWKLCGQTLKSNES; this is translated from the coding sequence ATGGAACAGAAAAACTTCGATCCGGACGGGGTCGGCGTGGACAACGGAACCTATTTCGGACTTCCGTTCGCTCCCGAAACGGCGGAACTGGTGCTGATCTCGGCGCCGTGGGACGTGACGGTCTCCTACGGGGCCGGAGCGGCTTATGCCCCCGACGCCATTATCGAAGCCTCGACGCAGCTGGATTTCCACGATCCGCTGGCTCCCGGCGTCTGGCGCCGCGGCATCGCCACGGCCGATGTGGACTATTCGCTGCTGGAGTCTTCGCAGCGTCTGCGGGCCGACGCCGCACGGGTGATCGACCACCTCGAAGGAGGCGGCTGCCTGGAGGACGACTATGTCGTGCGCAAGGTCCGCCGTGTCAACGAGGGGTGCATGTCGATGAACGCCAACGTCGGGGCGCAGGCTTCGCGCTGGCTCGATGCGGGCAAGACCGTGGGGCTGGTCGGCGGCGACCACTCGACGCCCTACGGGCTGATCCGGGCGCTGGGCGCGCGCCATGCGGCGTTCGGCATCCTGCACGTCGATGCGCACTGCGACCTGCGCGATGCCTACGAGGGGTTTGAGTTTTCCCACGCCTCGATCATGTTCAACGTCCTGCGCGACGTGCCGCAGGTGACGAAGATCGCCCAGGTCGCCGTGCGCGACTTCAGCGAGTCGGAGGCCGCGCTGGCCGCTTCGTCCGGGCGCATCGCCACGTTCGACGACCTTTCGCTCGCGGCCGCCCTTTTCCGCGGCGAGACGTGGGATGCGCAGTGCCGCCGCATCGTCGACGCGCTGCCGCAGGAGGTCTACGTGAGTTTCGACATCGACGCCTTGACCTTCGAAAACTGCCCTCACACCGGAACGCCGGTTTCCGGCGGCCTTACGTTCAACCAGGCCGTCTGGCTGCTCGATACGCTCACCCGCTCGGGACGCCGTATCATCGGTTTCGACGTGGTGGAGGTGTGCCCCGCGCCCGACGAGCGGATCGACGCCATCACGGGCGCCCGCATGCTCTGGAAACTCTGCGGGCAGACCCTCAAGTCAAACGAATCATAA
- a CDS encoding RNA polymerase sigma factor, which produces MTEDFIQENEDRELFRRIKQGSEEAFRVVYGKYHRILYAVALKMLKDRSAAENAVQHVFVKLWIGRQEMTVMLSLRNYLYTMTRNYILNYLRSRNTELVHSYRLAQLIPEASDPLDAQIEREDLLQMLDTVIAGLPTQKRQVMYLRKAGYSNPEIAEMLNLSVNTVRSHYQEGVKLLKSRFGHIVLLIVILQTLFL; this is translated from the coding sequence ATGACCGAAGATTTCATTCAGGAAAACGAGGATCGGGAACTGTTCCGGCGGATCAAGCAGGGGAGCGAGGAGGCTTTCCGGGTGGTTTACGGGAAGTATCACCGGATACTCTATGCCGTGGCCCTGAAGATGCTGAAGGACCGTTCCGCGGCCGAGAACGCCGTGCAGCACGTCTTCGTGAAACTTTGGATCGGGCGGCAGGAGATGACCGTCATGCTGAGCCTGCGGAACTACCTCTACACGATGACCCGCAACTACATCCTCAATTACCTGCGCAGCCGCAATACCGAGCTGGTGCACAGCTACCGCCTGGCGCAGCTCATTCCCGAGGCTTCGGACCCGCTCGACGCGCAGATCGAGCGCGAGGATCTTTTGCAGATGCTCGATACGGTGATCGCGGGGCTTCCGACCCAGAAGCGGCAGGTCATGTACCTGCGCAAGGCGGGCTATTCGAACCCCGAGATCGCCGAAATGCTCAATCTTTCGGTCAACACCGTCCGTTCGCACTACCAGGAGGGCGTCAAACTCCTGAAGAGCCGTTTCGGCCATATCGTCCTGCTTATC
- a CDS encoding DUF3127 domain-containing protein, translating into MEFEGTVYKILPVTKGTSARGEWQRQDVVFEMNEGSFTRKICVTFFNKPEDVARLKEGSTYNVSVNIESREYNGRWYTDIRAWRLQPKQEAAAAPMPDMPPIAEEPSYASAPAQVDDLPF; encoded by the coding sequence ATGGAATTCGAAGGAACCGTTTACAAAATACTGCCCGTGACGAAGGGAACGTCGGCACGCGGTGAGTGGCAGCGTCAGGATGTGGTTTTCGAAATGAACGAAGGCTCTTTCACACGCAAAATCTGCGTTACGTTCTTCAACAAGCCCGAAGACGTGGCCCGTCTGAAAGAGGGCTCGACCTACAACGTCTCGGTCAACATCGAGTCGCGCGAATACAACGGCCGCTGGTACACCGACATCCGCGCATGGCGTCTGCAACCCAAACAGGAGGCCGCGGCGGCCCCGATGCCCGACATGCCGCCCATCGCCGAGGAGCCTTCCTACGCCTCTGCGCCCGCACAGGTCGACGACCTGCCGTTCTAA
- a CDS encoding quinone-dependent dihydroorotate dehydrogenase has protein sequence MYRRVIKPVLFSLTIEQAHHAVLLLLRIIGLIPGGRWLLRKCYAVEHPALEREVFGIRFANPIGLAAGFDHNGEAFRELAALGFGFVEVGTVTPRPQAGNPRPRVFRLPKDNAIINRIGLANRGLEATIRHLRRPHDGVIVGCNIGKNTSTPAENAPADYLKLFRSLYQYADYFTVNISCDNACREGTTHTREHILQILNPLFDFRRGQNQFRPIMLKISPDMSDEVIDQITDVLLETPLDGIVATNGTHSRGGLHTSRTTLEKIGSGRLSGAPLTHRAVEIVRRVHTRSGGTYPIIGVGGLMSAGDVRAMLDAGADLVQLYTGYVYNGPGMVKAVCRELIAAAEKPAAMRAAGESVQNGENPEASAPEAVGTAGKASDGESEEERRPGSGQK, from the coding sequence ATGTACCGGAGAGTCATAAAGCCCGTACTTTTCTCGCTTACCATCGAGCAGGCCCACCACGCGGTGCTGCTGTTGCTGCGCATCATCGGGCTGATACCCGGCGGCCGCTGGCTGTTGCGCAAATGCTACGCCGTGGAGCATCCGGCGCTCGAACGCGAGGTGTTCGGCATCCGTTTCGCCAACCCCATCGGGCTGGCCGCAGGATTCGACCACAACGGCGAGGCATTCCGCGAACTGGCCGCGCTGGGATTCGGATTCGTCGAGGTGGGGACCGTGACGCCCCGTCCGCAGGCGGGCAACCCGCGGCCGCGGGTCTTCCGCCTCCCGAAGGACAATGCCATCATCAACCGCATCGGTCTGGCGAACCGCGGACTGGAAGCCACCATCCGCCACCTGCGGCGCCCGCACGACGGCGTGATCGTGGGCTGCAACATCGGCAAGAACACCTCGACCCCCGCCGAGAACGCTCCGGCGGACTACCTCAAACTCTTCCGCAGCCTCTACCAGTATGCGGACTATTTCACCGTCAACATCAGCTGCGACAACGCCTGCCGCGAAGGCACGACGCACACGCGCGAACATATCCTTCAGATACTCAACCCGCTGTTCGACTTCCGGCGCGGGCAGAACCAGTTCCGGCCGATCATGCTCAAAATCTCGCCCGACATGTCGGACGAGGTGATCGACCAGATCACCGACGTGCTGCTCGAAACGCCGCTCGACGGGATCGTGGCCACCAACGGAACCCACAGCCGCGGAGGACTCCACACGAGCCGTACGACGCTCGAAAAGATCGGCAGCGGACGCCTCAGCGGCGCACCGCTCACGCACCGCGCCGTGGAGATCGTGCGCCGCGTCCACACCCGTTCGGGCGGAACCTACCCCATCATCGGGGTCGGCGGACTGATGTCGGCCGGCGACGTGCGGGCGATGCTCGACGCCGGGGCCGACCTCGTGCAACTCTACACCGGATACGTCTACAACGGTCCCGGAATGGTCAAAGCGGTGTGCCGCGAACTGATCGCCGCGGCCGAAAAGCCGGCCGCCATGCGCGCCGCCGGGGAGTCCGTGCAAAACGGGGAAAACCCCGAAGCATCCGCCCCGGAGGCCGTCGGGACCGCCGGGAAGGCATCCGACGGCGAATCGGAAGAGGAACGCCGCCCCGGGTCCGGACAAAAATAA